One genomic segment of Dysosmobacter sp. Marseille-Q4140 includes these proteins:
- a CDS encoding topoisomerase IV produces MPKKKKTDDNKHKVDASNVIGLHAAVVEQPITDTLELNYMPYAMSVIVSRAIPEIDGFKPSHRKLLYTMYKMGLLTGARTKSANIVGQTMRLNPHGDAAIYDTMVRLSRGYGALLTPFVDSKGNFGKSYSRDMSCAAPRYTEAKLTAICAELFRDIDSDTVDFVDNYDSTMKEPTLLPTTFPNILVSANSGIAVGMASQFCGFNLKEVCETTAAYLKNPACDLTETLLAPDFPTGGELICDSAALREIYDNGRGSVRVRAKYRYVKEENLIEIYEIPYSTTVEAILDKVAELIKAGRAKEIADMRDETDLSGLKLAIDLKRGTDPDKLMTKLYKLTPLEDAFACNFNVLIAGTPKVLGVRQILEEWTAWRTESVRRRVYFVLKKKQDKLHLLKGLKRILLDIDKAIRIIRETEEESEVIPNLMIGFGIDQIQAEYVAEIKLRNINKEYILKRVNETAALQDEIADLEDTLNDPRRVKKIIVEELDAVAKKYGEPRRTSIVYGHEIEVYQEEEETEAYPVHLFLSREGYFKKITPQSLRMSGEQKFKEGDGLRQSFETVSNAEIMFFTDQCQVYKTRLSEFDDTKASVLGDYLPAKLGMDAGENVIYAVLPGTDYAGALLFFFENGKAARVDLTAYKTTSNRRKLTGAYSDKSPLKCILRIDQDREVAVYSTEPRCLIFHTALLSPKTTRSTQGVAVMTLKPKYRLDTAAYLDETPIANQSRYRVRAVPAAGALLRQEDTEERQIGLLDDMGGNA; encoded by the coding sequence TTGCCCAAGAAGAAAAAAACTGACGACAACAAGCATAAGGTAGACGCCTCCAACGTCATCGGCCTCCACGCCGCGGTGGTGGAGCAGCCCATCACCGATACCCTGGAACTGAACTACATGCCCTACGCCATGAGCGTCATCGTCTCCCGGGCCATCCCGGAGATCGACGGGTTCAAGCCCTCCCACCGCAAGCTCCTGTACACCATGTACAAGATGGGGCTTTTGACCGGGGCCCGGACCAAGTCCGCCAACATCGTGGGCCAGACCATGCGCCTCAACCCCCACGGCGACGCCGCCATCTACGACACCATGGTGCGCCTGAGCCGGGGCTACGGCGCGCTGCTGACTCCCTTTGTGGACTCCAAGGGCAACTTCGGCAAGTCCTACTCCCGGGATATGTCCTGCGCCGCCCCCCGGTACACCGAGGCAAAGCTCACGGCCATCTGCGCGGAGCTCTTCCGGGACATCGACAGCGACACCGTGGATTTCGTGGACAACTACGACTCCACCATGAAGGAGCCCACCCTGCTGCCCACCACCTTCCCCAACATCCTGGTCTCCGCCAACAGCGGCATTGCCGTGGGCATGGCCTCCCAGTTCTGCGGCTTCAACCTCAAGGAGGTCTGCGAGACCACCGCCGCCTATCTGAAAAATCCGGCCTGCGACCTGACGGAGACGCTGCTGGCGCCGGACTTTCCCACCGGCGGCGAGCTGATCTGCGACAGCGCGGCATTACGGGAGATCTACGACAACGGCCGGGGCAGCGTCCGGGTCCGGGCCAAATACCGCTATGTGAAAGAGGAAAACCTCATCGAGATCTACGAGATCCCCTACTCCACCACCGTGGAGGCCATTCTGGACAAGGTGGCGGAGCTCATCAAGGCCGGCCGCGCCAAGGAGATCGCGGACATGCGGGATGAGACGGACCTCTCCGGCCTGAAGCTTGCCATCGACCTCAAGCGGGGCACGGACCCCGACAAGCTGATGACCAAGCTCTACAAGCTCACCCCCCTGGAGGACGCCTTCGCCTGCAACTTCAACGTGCTGATCGCCGGCACCCCCAAGGTGCTGGGCGTGCGGCAGATTTTGGAGGAGTGGACCGCCTGGCGCACCGAGTCCGTGCGGCGGCGGGTGTACTTCGTGCTGAAGAAAAAGCAGGACAAGCTGCACCTTCTCAAGGGCCTCAAGCGGATCCTGCTGGACATCGACAAGGCCATCCGGATTATCCGGGAGACCGAGGAGGAATCCGAGGTCATCCCCAACCTGATGATCGGCTTCGGCATCGACCAGATCCAGGCGGAGTACGTGGCGGAGATCAAACTCCGGAACATCAACAAGGAGTATATCTTAAAGCGGGTCAACGAGACCGCCGCTCTCCAGGACGAGATCGCCGACCTGGAGGACACGCTCAACGACCCCCGCCGGGTGAAGAAGATCATCGTGGAGGAGCTGGACGCCGTTGCGAAAAAGTACGGCGAGCCCCGCCGGACCTCCATCGTCTACGGCCACGAGATCGAGGTCTACCAGGAGGAAGAGGAGACGGAGGCCTATCCGGTCCACCTGTTCCTGTCCCGAGAGGGGTACTTCAAGAAGATCACCCCCCAGTCCCTGCGCATGAGCGGGGAGCAGAAGTTCAAGGAGGGCGACGGCCTGCGCCAGAGCTTCGAGACCGTCTCCAACGCCGAGATCATGTTCTTCACCGACCAGTGCCAGGTCTACAAGACCCGTCTGAGCGAGTTCGACGACACCAAGGCCAGCGTCCTGGGCGACTACCTGCCCGCCAAGCTGGGCATGGACGCCGGGGAGAATGTGATCTACGCGGTGCTGCCCGGTACCGACTACGCCGGGGCGCTGCTGTTCTTCTTTGAAAACGGCAAGGCGGCCCGGGTGGACCTCACCGCCTACAAGACCACCTCCAACCGCCGCAAGCTCACCGGCGCCTACTCCGACAAGTCGCCCCTCAAGTGCATCCTGCGGATCGACCAGGACCGGGAGGTGGCCGTCTACTCCACGGAGCCGCGGTGCCTGATCTTCCACACCGCCCTGCTCTCCCCCAAGACCACCCGCTCCACCCAGGGCGTGGCGGTGATGACCCTCAAGCCCAAATACCGGCTGGACACCGCCGCCTACCTGGACGAGACCCCCATCGCCAA